CACAGGTAGGGGCCCAGCTCGCTGAGTGAGCCCAGTTTCAATTATGAATGGCCCAGCAGCTTCTCAACCTGTTCCTGAGCAGCTTTTAAAGCTAAGCCTTCTCTTCTCCATGTCCTTGTTTGTAAGGTATGAAGAAGACCACCACAACTGCTACAGTTACACCCTCACATTCATTAACTGCATTCTGACCACAGAAGGCAAGGAGCAACTGGACAAGAATGAGTTCACCGAGAAATTCGTGGTCCCGAGGACCAGGAAGGCTTCTAAGTACATCACACTCTACCGGGCGATAGAAGAGCGTGGCTTCTACGTGACTGACCACCCTGATCAAGAGCCAAGCCCTGCTCTGGGAAGCGGTTTGTGCTGAGTGCGAAGTGTGAGAGAAGGGACAGGACATTGGGGGTTACTACCTTTAGTAGGTATCGGAGATTTCTAAATGTATTAAACTCTGGTTAATAAAAAAAGTGTTACGGCTTTCCTTTAAGCATATTTCAGCTTATTGCAGTATGGGAATTTATAAAACTAGTAATAAAAATTGCCTTGAGTTTCCAAAATTGTATGTGTTACAATTAAACTCTTTTCCTATCACTTCGTTTTTCAATCTGAGAATCCATGTTACAGCATAAAGCGGCAGCATCTTTTATTCACAGAGCAATGAAAGCTCTTCCTATAAATTAATTAGAGCTAAACAAACGCACCTTTCAATGTGAGTCCAGAAGGTGGGGATTTGTGAGAAGGTGAGCGAGACttaaaatttatgaagtaatGAGCACCTTCacctcattgtttttatttaaaaaggatatGGTAACCTTTTGATGGTCTACAGCagtaaaaaaagaaggaaaaacaaaacagaaaaggtcTCAGAATTTAAGTTAGGAAACAGGCACCCCTGAATTAGCCTTTCTAATCCATATGCACAGACTGGACTGGCGATTCCTTGTAGTGTGACACCAGTCTGTTTCCTTCTCACTTTGCCTGACCTGACATAAAAAGATTGAGGTGTTGGGTTTACCATGTAAAACAGCAACTTCTCTGCCCACTTTAAATGCAGAATGCAGAAAGGACTCAATGAAAGGTTGTCTTCCTTCTCTAATACTcagaagaagaaatgggaaaacgGGGGTGAGCAACTATAACAAAACGAAGTGATTTTAACAAGCATATTAGAATTTGTATACCCAAGTAATCATCAAACTTTTAGCAGACAATCAGCAAAACATGTCAGAATTCTTCCTTGAAATCTGCTTCCAGAAATCACTTTGTTTTTGGCCAAATGTGATATATTACTCCACTTAATCTTATTCCCCGGCCTGGGCACCAAATAATGTCTATTTTCCCAAAACCAAACCCATCTTCAAAATATTCAACTTCAAAGCACCAAACACATCTTCAATGTACCTATAATCAAGGTACCAATAATTACTTCGTaataaagatattaagaaaacttGCTACAGATCCTGAAAGCTTGTTTCCAAAGAGGAGTTTGGTCAACATTTCAGCCCCAGCAACTGCAGTGGGAAAAAATGCACAGCATGCCAATGTTTGCACTTTTAAGTTCTGGTACTTCTCTTTAAGAGAAACAAAACTTCCCACCCAGAATGTGATACCACTTTAAACAGAACTGTGACTACTATTCCGTGGTGTTCAAGAATTCGTAAACACCTCAGTAGGTAAAGATGAAAAAGTGTTGGGTTTGGGAAATATTCCAATGTGCCCCTCTGCTCTTAACATGCAATCTACGGGCCCCACTTCTCTGGCCCCATTCTTTACCTGATGACGGGTAATCACAGCAGCCGCAGTTACTGAGTATCCATGAAGGACTCCACACCAGAATAAACACTtgtattcttccttttcaatcctCAAGACCACCCTGTGAAGTTGGTACTAacattatgcccattttacagatgaaaagggaaactgaggaaatTACTTGCCCAAACTCACACAGTGACAAAACCAGGCTTCAAAGCCAAATTTGACTGCAAAGCCCATGCACTTAACTCCTGGGCCACTTGGTAACGTGAAAGAGACCAGTGATACCTAGAATATACAGTAACTCGGCCAGCAATTTTTGCATTAGAAAAGATAAAggtgaaaataagaattttgctTTCAGCAACATTCAAATATGGAAAGtaaaaaatgtcagaaaacaaTGCAGACAAAACAAGAATTGTTAATATTAGAAATGCCAATTTCATGCTGCTTTCTTTTAGTGCAGCATTACTTGCTTCTCAAAGCTTTAACAGTCCCCATTCCCTATTTTAGGGGCCACTCTTCTACCTGGAGGTGACACTGACAGCAGCCGACCTCATAGTCTTCACTTCAGCAGGCTGTACATTCCCTACTCATAAAATCACAGCACCACCCTACAGGTTTTACCCCTAATAAAGGGAATTAAGCATTTCATGACACCAACAGATGGCAATGTTGTTCCAGTTTTTAGAATTATAAACAGACTCCTTGGGTTGTTTCCTTTATCAGACCAGCTCAACACTAACTGAAGGATGAGGCGGTTCAGCGCTGGCACCAGCTCTCCTTCCTGATGAAGTCTCAGAGTGTCCCCGGCACCTCCCAAAATACACCTCTTCACCTCAGCAGTTAGCACTGGGCACACATCTGGTCCTCCATCAGTGCTCACTGAATGACCAATGACTGGGCTCCTTTTCACAGCAAGGTCAGAGAGTTTGCCTCAGTGTTACCGATGTGAAAGACTAAAATGGCCCACGCAAAGGTATTTTTCCAAAGCCTACTGTGCATGGATTAGTCTCATTGCCAGGAAAacccaataaacattttttaaatgccccCCACCCAATGGCCGTAGCTAGCTCCCTTTGTACAGGAGGTGTTTATAGCATTACCTCCCCCAATCTCCAGAGGTGTCTTCACCACTTTACCTCACACTATGTTTCTATCACCTCTTTCTCCACTGTGTTAACTACCAGGGCATAAACTAGGCTTATGACCCCTAGAGAAAAGAATTATGCCAATGCTTACACTCTTGGtttatctgaaaaggaaaaaaggagacctaccatgtgccagacctTTTCATATGACATCTCATTTATTCTGCAAAACAAACTCAGGAGGTAgtaattatccccatttcacagctcaggaaactgaggctcagtgattAGGCAATGTTCCCCAGATTGTCCCTGTTTCCCTAGGGACTGTGGACCCAGGTTTTCCTGATTCCACCGTTTCTATTCTATCAGAATGTTCCATTTAAAAGTTAAGAAGAAAGCTTCCTGGTTGGTGACATTCAGGGAGAGTGGTGCGCTCAGAGAGGTTATGGAAGTTCCATGCCTTTTTCTCATACCTTGGcctatgcatctcttctatcTGTTGGAAATTGTTCTGagttatatctttttataataaactggtgaagtaaaatgtaaaaaaatgaaaacataaaaaaagttaAGTATTTACCTTTGCCATAttgtttctgaaaatgtaaagattctaaaaaattttaaatgcttgaaAACTTGCACTTATAAGAAATTAGAATGAAATGaactactttgaaataaaaaatgttacctCCTAGTTTAACAAtttcacaaatgtattttttcatatcaTGTATTTTTAAGTGAGGCATCCCTATATTTCACAAAATGGTAAAAAGACTACATTttttcagcatatatatatataaaaaagcaaagatTGAAGATAAATTGATGGTTTAAATCTCCCAATCAGTTTTAGAAATGGGCCTCAGTTACAGTTTTGAGGAAGTTAACATTTATGGGATAATTATTTGAGTCtgtaatcagatttttaaaaattcaattcagtTGGTAAAATCATAAATGGAGGGAGGGTGGTGGAGaggcatttcatttctttttaacccaAGTACTCCCCCACAAGGGTAAAACTAAGTTAAGAACCACATTCAAGTaaatagtaactttttaaaaagagaaaatgaaaatgcttcaacaataaaggcaaaataataaaatgaaaacaaaataaaaagtattcaaTAAGTAATGAGGAATTTTCAGACTAGTATATACTATGCTCAAAATCATAGGGAAGCCTCATCAACATCAGCCTAACCTTCCTAAGACCAAGTCCCATTCACGTTGCTTTAATCCCTGCCAAGTGTTACCTATGAATCAGTTACTTTATAGAAGTAAATCTCTTTATGAGAGAACTCAGGACAGTAAAGGCACAGATGTCACCATTTCCCCTTACAGTTTGGGGATGAGGTCAGAAAACATTAGCTCAGGTTTAAAACAGAAGCGAAGAGAATCAACATACAATAATCAACTGCACAAGTAACAGCCTTAATAGATGACAGGTAACTGTGATTCTTAGGACACGAGTGCTTCCACCTTCCTCCGAAAATGAATCATCATAGCTGCAAATTACTGAAAGTACATTATGAGCCGGGCACTGTACTAAGAAGTACCTTGGGAGGACTAACCCACGTAATCCTCCAGCAACCCTCTGGGGTTGATAacattatcatttttactttttaaaattgaggtgaGATTCGTATTACATAAGCCTATTTTAAAGCGAAAAATTCAATGGCATTTAGTACAACGTTGTGCCACCGCCACGTCTATCTAGTTCTACAACATGTCATCCCCCTGGAAGGTGACTCTGTACCCACTAAGCATTTGCTCCCGAGTCTTCCCTCCcgtccctggtaaccactgatctgttctctCGCATAGATTTACCTATTTGGGGTATATAATTGGAATCAAACAATATGCAACCTTTGCGTCTGAAT
This Rhinolophus sinicus isolate RSC01 linkage group LG10, ASM3656204v1, whole genome shotgun sequence DNA region includes the following protein-coding sequences:
- the MKRN2OS gene encoding MKRN2 opposite strand protein isoform X2: MDIKKNVHSSSGQLKGHFLGVVYNYTMHGIQRDEAGWEQSISIPLLQPGMFGLMDQWDKYLEDFSTTGAWLPHRYEEDHHNCYSYTLTFINCILTTEGKEQLDKNEFTEKFVVPRTRKASKYITLYRAIEERGFYVTDHPDQEPSPALGSGLC